The Phoenix dactylifera cultivar Barhee BC4 chromosome 9, palm_55x_up_171113_PBpolish2nd_filt_p, whole genome shotgun sequence genome window below encodes:
- the LOC103710265 gene encoding citrate synthase, glyoxysomal-like → MEGVLDSSSLACRRLVVLSAHLATGASSAVVGGCIPPVLERSPVSAQDIERPPTNLGGSLTVTDGRTGKKYEIKVSEEGTVRATDFKKIMAGKYDKGLKLYDPGYLNTAPVRSSICYIDGEEGILRYRGYPIEELAESSTFLEVAYLLMYGNLPSQSQLVDWEFTVSQHSAVPQGILDIIQSMPHDAHPMGVLVSAMSALSVFHPDANPALRGQDLYRSKQVRDKQIARILGKAPTIAAAAYLRMAGRPPVLPSSSLSYSENFLYMLDSLGNRSYNPNPRLARVLDILFILHAEHEMNCSTAAARHLASSGVDVFTALAGAVGALYGPLHGGANEAVLKMLNEIGKVENIPQFIEGVKNRKQKMSGFGHRVYKNYDPRAKVIRKLAEEVFSIVGRDPLIEVAVELEKAALSDEYFVKRKLYPNVDFYSGLIYRAMGFPTEFFPVLFAIPRMAGYLAHWRESLDDPDTKIMRPQQVYTGVWLRHYTPVRERLMSNEADKLGQVAVSNATKRRLAGSGL, encoded by the exons ATGGAAGGCGTACTGGATTCCTCGTCTCTAGCTTGCAGACGCCTGGTCGTCCTCTCTGCTCACCTCGCCACCGGCGCCTCCTCCGCCGTTGTCGGTGGCTGTATCCCGCCGGTTCTGGAGAGATCGCCCGTCTCCGCCCAGGATATCGAGCGGCCTCCGACGAATCTCGGCGGTTCGTTGACGGTGACCGATGGGAGAACGGGGAAGAAGTATGAAATCAAGGTTTCCGAAGAAGGAACCGTCAGAGCTACCGATTTCAAGAAG ATTATGGCAGGTAAATACGACAAGGGGCTCAAACTCTATGATCCAGGTTATCTCAACACCGCTCCAGTCCGTTCATCCATCTGTTATATTGATGGAGAAGAAGGGATTCTTCGCTACAGAGGCTACCCGATCGAGGAGTTAGCTGAAAGCAGCACATTTCTAGAAGTGGCTTATCTCTTAA TGTATGGGAACTTGCCTTCTCAAAGCCAGTTGGTAGACTGGGAGTTTACAGTTTCTCAGCATTCTGCTGTTCCTCAGGGCATTCTG GATATTATACAGTCAATGCCTCATGATGCACACCCAATGGGAGTACTTGTCAGCGCAATGAGTGCACTTTCTGTCTTCCATCCAGATGCAAACCCTGCTCTTAGA GGCCAAGATCTTTATCGGTCAAAGCAAGTAAGGGACAAGCAAATTGCAAGGATACTTGGAAAG GCACCAACAATTGCAGCTGCTGCCTATTTACGGATGGCAGGAAGGCCTCCTGTTCTTCCTTCCAGCAGTCTTTCGTATTCAGAGAACTTCTTGTACATGTTGGACTCATT GGGTAACAGATCATATAATCCTAACCCTCGACTTGCTCGGGTTCTTGATATTCTTTTCATCCTGCATGCTGAACATGAAATGAACTGCTCCACAGCTGCTGCTAGGCATCTTGCTTCCAG TGGTGTGGATGTCTTTACTGCTCTTGCTGGAGCTGTAGGAGCTTTGTATGGTCCACTTCATGGTGGGGCAAATGAG GCTGTTCTTAAAATGCTAAATGAAATCGGAAAAGTTGAAAATATTCCACAGTTTATAGAGGGTGTGAAGAACAG GAAGCAGAAGATGTCAGGTTTTGGACATCGTGTGTACAAAAATTATGACCCCCGTGCTAAGGTCATTCGCAAATTGGCAGAGGAAGTCTTCTCAATTGTTGGACGTGATCCTCTAATTGAG GTAGCTGTTGAGTTAGAGAAAGCTGCGCTGTCAGATGAGTATTTTGTTAAGAGGAAGCTTTATCCTAATGTTGATTTTTACTCAGGCCTAATCTACAG GGCTATGGGATTTCCAACAGAGTTCTTTCCTGTTCTGTTTGCTATCCCTCGTATGGCCGGCTACTTGGCACACTGGCGAGAATCACTTGATGATCCTGATACGAAGATCATGAGACCACAGCAG